In Drosophila yakuba strain Tai18E2 chromosome 2R, Prin_Dyak_Tai18E2_2.1, whole genome shotgun sequence, a single genomic region encodes these proteins:
- the LOC6530487 gene encoding cilia- and flagella-associated protein 91 isoform X3, with product MKKSETKTATNNGTAAGAAPSAAAAEAAASAEPTKAELEAEFDPNDKDLCHAALKIQSTFRGHLARKLVNKDAPEDEDIQEITKKVAEELDIDLTDPELNKAATKIQASFRGHKTRKDANPE from the exons ATGAAAAAATCGGAAACCAAAACTGCGACCAACAACGGCACTGCCGCCGGAGCAGCTCCATCGGCAGCAGCCGCCGAGGCAGCCGCATCCGCGGAGCCAACCAAAGCCGAGCTAGAGGCTGAATTCGATCCCAACGACAAGG ATCTGTGCCATGCTGCATTGAAGATTCAGTCCACTTTCCGTGGTCATTTGGCACGCAAGCTGGTGAACAAGGATGCGCCCGAGGACGAGGACATCCAGGAGATAACCAAGAAGGTGGCCGAGGAGTTGGACATAGATTTAACCGATCCCGAGCTGAACAAGGCTGCAACCAAAATCCAGGCCTCGTTCCGGGGCCACAAGACCCGCAAGGATGCCAATCCCGAGTAA
- the LOC26535691 gene encoding uncharacterized protein LOC26535691 yields MPGQYTNYKYTRLIMVLLRSYLSILYLWGILHLAAIVPFPHETWETTFWSRTRTFKVAYRMIFHNNWVNEVYIFILILVVLLNLFYCCHCRLVGVRTLDEEVEGPLPRLDFRLLICPICYIIVFVICWAITTIATCRGIMCVAKSAELGKSGKTVCLLVIGLLIKLLVMANFYSVCIRIWAYLKILDMSANDWLVNYYNFGDHLNLFFRV; encoded by the coding sequence ATGCCTGGTCAATACACCAACTACAAGTACACTCGATTGATAATGGTGCTGCTCCGCTCCTATTTGAGCATACTCTACCTATGGGGTATTCTGCACCTGGCTGCCATCGTGCCGTTTCCCCATGAGACCTGGGAGACCACATTCTGGTCCAGGACACGCACCTTTAAAGTGGCCTACAGGATGATTTTTCATAACAATTGGGTGAATGAGGTGTACATTTTCATCCTAATCCTCGTGGTGCTGTTAAATCTGTTCTACTGCTGCCACTGCAGACTCGTTGGAGTCCGGACTTTGGACGAAGAAGTAGAAGGGCCTTTGCCGCGATTGGACTTTCGCCTGCTGATCTGCCCGATATGCTATATTATAGTTTTCGTCATTTGCTGGGCCATTACCACCATCGCCACGTGTCGCGGAATTATGTGTGTGGCTAAGAGTGCTGAGCTTGGCAAAAGTGGTAAGACGGTCTGCCTTTTGGTCATCGGTCTGCTCATCAAGCTCCTGGTTATGGCCAATTTCTACTCGGTTTGCATACGCATCTGGGCGTACTTGAAGATCTTGGATATGAGTGCGAATGATTGGCTGGTTAACTACTACAACTTTGGTGATCACCTCAATTTGTTCTTCCGTGTTTGA
- the LOC26535999 gene encoding uncharacterized protein LOC26535999, translating to MVRRYLVLILMLGFLDLTCSSSRSCKDGLVFSPKKRRCEPQPPTEESSNCRPGTYWLPEKKFCIKLRQVISGYFPVKPEESTQNLKCPKGSVSMGNLCVRELKKKKKTSEIIKDGFEMDVDDHFKIVVKEKKPATRER from the exons ATGGTTCGAAGGTATTTAGTTCTTATTCTAATGCTGGGTTTCCTCGATCTGACCTGTAGTTCATCGAGGTCTTGCAAGGATGGTCTTGTTTTTAGCCCCAAAAAGCGAAGATGTGAACCACAGCCACCGACAGAGGAGTCATCTAATTGCCGAC CCGGAACGTACTGGCTGCCAGAAAAGAAATTTTGTATCAAGTTGAGGCAAGTTATATCTGGATACTTCCCAGTAAAACCTGAAGAGTCAACGCAAAACCTGAAGTGCCCCAAAGGATCCGTTTCTATGGGAAATCTGTGCGTAagggaattaaaaaaaaaaaaaaagacatcCGAAATCATTAAGGACGGGTTTGAGATGGATGTGGACGATCACTTTAAAATTGTcgtaaaagaaaagaaacctGCGACTCGTGAACGATAA
- the LOC26535281 gene encoding LOW QUALITY PROTEIN: uncharacterized protein LOC26535281 (The sequence of the model RefSeq protein was modified relative to this genomic sequence to represent the inferred CDS: inserted 1 base in 1 codon), whose translation MELFSMIVVLIMIFNAVGGYGKWPSGQQWNPMAKRXNYFGSYINNYKKGVARLLKIMTPNFEVIPDKTL comes from the exons ATGGAACTTTTTTCTATGATTGTGGTATTGATTATGATTTTCAATGCCGTTGGTGGGTACGGAAAATGGCCATCGGGCCAGCAATGGAACCCAATGGCCAAAA TGAATTACTTTGGTTCATA CAttaataactataaaaaaGGCGTGGCGAggctattaaaaataatgacaCCTAATTTTGAGGTTATTCCAGACAAAACGCTctaa
- the LOC6530488 gene encoding Golgi pH regulator — translation MAFLGDCVIVFVSQMIFFAGGWLFFNKELFKHYEIRHISVQLIFSSTFALSITMFELIIFEIIDVLESSSRYFHWRLGLTLLLFMTTAVIPIYICYSVLHSISFFSDRWVRILTTFCWFVFLYGLWRIGEPFPLLSASHGIFTIEQGVSRISVIGVTVMAILSGFGAVNYPYTSMAYFIKPVSRNDIICFERRLALTVDMLTAKKRRIALAVYNHNKLHPAKPRIWDMLTSAVQRNTSNGEDINQLKQEVYGLEELLRSVFLELSSLKNMEERQRWSQTLKGKYFNVLGHFFSVYCVYKIFMCCINIIFDRVGRKDPVTRGLEIAIHWCGFDIDFAFWNQYISFLLVGCIVVTSIRGLLLTLTKFFYRISSSKSSNIIVLILGQIMGMYFCSSVLLMRMNMPAEYRVIITEVLGNLHFNFYHRWFDVIFLVSALTTIIVLYLSRKPVRVDDSDLH, via the exons ATGGCCTTCCTGGGCGACTGTGTTATCGTGTTCGTGTCGCAG atGATATTCTTCGCCGGCGGCTGGCTGTTTTTCAACAAAGAACTCTTTAAGCACTATGAAATACGACACATATCCGTTCAGTTAATTTTTTCATCCACATTCGCCTTATCCATAACAATGTTCGAGTTGATCATATTCGAAATCATCGACGTTCTGGAGTCCAGTTCAAGGTACTTCCATTGGCGACTGGGTCTCACGTTACTACTTTTCATGACGACGGCTGTGATACCTATTTACATTTGCTACTCCGTGTTACACAGCATTTCCTTCT TTTCCGATAGATGGGTCCGAATTCTGACCACATTCTGTTGGTTCGTCTTTCTCTACGGCCTTTGGCGGATTGGCGAGCCCTTTCCATTGCTGAGCGCCTCTCATGGAATCTTTACGATCGAACAGGGCGTTTCCCGGATAAGTGTGATTGGGGTCACTGTTATGGCCATACTTTCGGGCTTTGGCGCCGTCAATTATCCGTACACCAGTATGGCCTATTTCATCAA GCCAGTGTCTCGGAATGACATCATCTGCTTCGAAAGACGATTGGCTTTGACGGTAGACATGCTAACGGCCAAGAAGCGTAGGATTGCCCTGGCTGTCTATAATCACAACAAACTGCATCCTGCCAAACCCAGAATTTGGGATATGCTTACATCGGCGGTCCAACGCAACACGAGCAATGGCGAAG ACATCAATCAATTAAAACAGGAAGTATATGGGTTGGAGGAGCTATTACGCTCTGTTTTCTTGGAACTCAGTTCATTGAAGAACATGGAAGAACGCCAAAGATGGTCTCAAACATTGAAGGGAAAGTACTTCAATGTCCTGGGACATTTTTTTAGTGTTTATTGTGTCTATAAGATATTTATG TGTTGCATCAACATCATCTTCGATAGAGTCGGTCGTAAGGACCCAGTCACACGTGGCCTAGAAATTGCCATACACTGGTGCGGCTTTGACATTGACTTTGCGTTTTGGAATCAGTATATATCATTTCTGCTCGTCGGCTGCATTGTGGTCACCTCGATCAGAGGCTTGTTGCTGACGCTCACAAAG TTCTTCTACCGCATTTCATCGAGCAAGTCGAGCAACATTATAGTACTTATTTTGGGCCAGATAATGGGGATGTACTTCTGTTCCTCGGTGCTGCTAATGCGCATGAACATGCCAGCCGAGTATCGTGTGATCATCACCGAGGTTCTGGGAAATCTGCACTTTAACTTCTACCATCGTTGGTTTGACGTTATATTCCTGGTCAGCGCCTTGACCACCATCATTGTTCTTTATCTGTCGCGAAAACCAGTTCGCGTGGACGATTCCGATCTCCACTGA
- the LOC6530489 gene encoding nischarin isoform X2: protein MACYYRQHEDTTVTVPKFTNESSSGGVTYYDIKVRVGKVEWLVERRYRDFANLHEKLVGEIAISKKLLPPKKLVGNKQPSFLEQRREQLETYLQELLIYFRTELPRALAEFLDFNKYDIIYLLQDLAKLFNESGDALLSSKKEYNLSALEVYAISERLSLPCPPSLDRGGKYDFSHVLDFCTQLVALVVTPVKDNASYAQDYNTVDVPIDRSNIIPNRLSFNLNAFRNLKTLKFSALSTENIVDIELLKPTLQTICVHNTTIQNINQVLLCDNLHKHCDVPSLLPETILASTSGSGSATSNGSALVSADSWKEITELDLTGNLLTQIDGSVRTAPKLKSLILDQNRIRTVQNLAELPQLQLLSLSGNLIAECVDWHLTMGNLVTLKLAQNKIKTLSGLRKLLSLVNLDLSSNQIEELDEVNHVANLPLLETLRLTGNPLAGSVDYRSRVLARFHERAAEISLDNEPGNQQELDTALVLSALLQSKQRQQQK from the exons ATGGCTTGCTATTACCGCCAGCACGAGGACACCACGGTGACGGTGCCAAAGTTCACAAACGAGAGCTCCAGCGGCGGAGTGACCTACTACGACATCAAGGTGCGAGTGGGCAAGGTGGAGTGGCTGGTGGAGCGCCGCTATCGCGACTTTGCAAATCTTCACGAGAAGCTGGTTGGCGAGATTGCCATCAGTAAGAAGTTGTTGCCGCCGAAAAAG CTGGTCGGAAATAAGCAGCCCTCTTTTTTGGAGCAGCGTCGTGAACAGTTGGAAACGTATCTCCAAGAGCTTCTCATCTACTTCCGGACAGAACTGCCGCGGGCTTTGGCCGAGTTTCTAGACTTTAACAAGTACGACATTATTTATCTCTTACAAGATCTTGCCAAATTGTTCAACGAAAGCGGGGATGCTCTGCTCAGCTCCAAGAAGGAATACAACCTTTCAGCCCTAGAG GTCTACGCTATTAGTGAACGGCTTAGTCTTCCCTGCCCACCGAGCCTGGATCGCGGTGGAAAGTACGACTTCTCGCACGTGCTGGACTTTTGTACCCAGCTTGTGGCATTGGTGGTCACCCCGGTCAAGGACAATGCTAGCTACGCCCAGGATTACAATACGGTGGATGTGCCAATCGATCGCAGCAATATCATTCCGAACAGACTAAGTTTTAATCTAAATGCCTTTCGTAATCTCAAGACGCTCAAATTTTCGGCCTTGTCCACCGAAAACATTGTGGACATCGAGCTTCTAAAGCCGACTCTCCAGACAATCTGTGTTCATAACACGACCATACAGAACATAAACCAAGTCCTGCTTTGCGACAATCTACACAAGCACTGTGATGTGCCAAGCCTGCTGCCAGAGACTATCCTTGCTTCCACCTCCGGATCCGGTTCCGCCACTTCAAATGGTAGTGCCTTGGTCAGTGCGGATTCGTGGAAAGAGATAACAGAACTAGATCTGACAGGCAATCTGCTTACCCAAATCGATGGCAGTGTAAGAACAGCTCCAAAACTCAAGAGCCTAATCCTTGACCAGAATCGAATACGGACCGTCCAAAACCTGGCCGAACTTCCCCAACTCCAGTTGCTTTCGCTATCTGGGAATCTTATAGCAGAGTGTGTAGACTGGCATTTGACGATGGGAAACCTAGTCACTCTAAAGCTAGctcaaaacaaaatcaagaCTCTGAGTGGTCTGCGAAAACTGCTTTCACTGGTTAACCTGGACCTTAGTTCGAATCAGATCGAGGAGCTTGATGAAGTTAATCATGTTGCCAATCTTCCGCTTCTAGAGACTCTTCGCCTTACTGGAAATCCGCTTGCGGGCAGTGTGG ACTATCGCTCTCGCGTCTTGGCTCGATTTCACGAACGTGCTGCTGAAATATCTTTGGACAACGAGCCTGGTAATCAGCAGGAGTTAGATACTGCTTTGGTTTTGTCCGCCCTTCTGCAATCAAAGCAACGTCAGCAACAAAAGTGA
- the LOC6530489 gene encoding nischarin isoform X1, translated as MSKLLVFDFIQTIHLQLRDNFKNVVKARNISYSVGTLHKHHTNFSSELEKTINSEINFNNISNLIKFVRQHSKWYRDNDCINRHYFNYILLDPRVTNNLRERASHLHLMDVWYTFLRAIFYVGKGKATRPYVHLKNAQKLVDETNRLTLVKDPKLALIVSIWKSNRGVLLTRAFQGISSQDAQTREASIIDALGMNHLTNRRLGVYCGRARSLSNKERKYLGIALLYKLMMKFLATKEKEIVPLNNTKVYAISERLSLPCPPSLDRGGKYDFSHVLDFCTQLVALVVTPVKDNASYAQDYNTVDVPIDRSNIIPNRLSFNLNAFRNLKTLKFSALSTENIVDIELLKPTLQTICVHNTTIQNINQVLLCDNLHKHCDVPSLLPETILASTSGSGSATSNGSALVSADSWKEITELDLTGNLLTQIDGSVRTAPKLKSLILDQNRIRTVQNLAELPQLQLLSLSGNLIAECVDWHLTMGNLVTLKLAQNKIKTLSGLRKLLSLVNLDLSSNQIEELDEVNHVANLPLLETLRLTGNPLAGSVDYRSRVLARFHERAAEISLDNEPGNQQELDTALVLSALLQSKQRQQQK; from the exons atgtcaaaattaTTAGTATTCGATTTTATCCAAACCATCCATTTACAGCTTAGAGATAACTTTAAAAACGTAGTCAAAGCTAGAAATATTAGTTACTCCGTGGGTACACTGCACAAACATCACACAAATTTCTCTTCAGAGCTGGAAAAGACCATAAATTCGGagattaattttaataatatcaGCAACCTTATAAAGTTTGTCCGACAACATAGCAAGTGGTACCGAGATAATGACTGTATTAATCGCCACTATTTTAACTACATATTGCTGGATCCTCGAGTTACAAATAATCTAAGAGAACGGGCCAGTCATCTTCATCTAATGGATGTTTGGTATACCTTTCTAAGAGCCATATTCTATGTAGGCAAAGGCAAGGCCACCCGCCCCTATGTTCACTTAAAGAATGCCCAGAAACTGGTAGATGAAACCAACAGGCTTACATTAGTAAAGGACCCCAAACTGGCCTTAATTGTGTCCATATGGAAGTCGAATCGTGGAGTCTTACTAACCCGCGCATTTCAGGGAATCTCGTCACAAGATGCGCAAACTCGTGAGGCATCCATCATAGATGCTCTCGGTATGAATCATTTGACTAACCGGCGATTGGGTGTTTACTGTGGTCGAGCTCGAAGTTTATCGAATAAGGAGAGAAAATATCTGGGGATAGCTTTACTTTACAAATTGATGATGAAATTTCTGGCaacaaaagagaaagaaatTGTTCCTCTAAACAACACCAAG GTCTACGCTATTAGTGAACGGCTTAGTCTTCCCTGCCCACCGAGCCTGGATCGCGGTGGAAAGTACGACTTCTCGCACGTGCTGGACTTTTGTACCCAGCTTGTGGCATTGGTGGTCACCCCGGTCAAGGACAATGCTAGCTACGCCCAGGATTACAATACGGTGGATGTGCCAATCGATCGCAGCAATATCATTCCGAACAGACTAAGTTTTAATCTAAATGCCTTTCGTAATCTCAAGACGCTCAAATTTTCGGCCTTGTCCACCGAAAACATTGTGGACATCGAGCTTCTAAAGCCGACTCTCCAGACAATCTGTGTTCATAACACGACCATACAGAACATAAACCAAGTCCTGCTTTGCGACAATCTACACAAGCACTGTGATGTGCCAAGCCTGCTGCCAGAGACTATCCTTGCTTCCACCTCCGGATCCGGTTCCGCCACTTCAAATGGTAGTGCCTTGGTCAGTGCGGATTCGTGGAAAGAGATAACAGAACTAGATCTGACAGGCAATCTGCTTACCCAAATCGATGGCAGTGTAAGAACAGCTCCAAAACTCAAGAGCCTAATCCTTGACCAGAATCGAATACGGACCGTCCAAAACCTGGCCGAACTTCCCCAACTCCAGTTGCTTTCGCTATCTGGGAATCTTATAGCAGAGTGTGTAGACTGGCATTTGACGATGGGAAACCTAGTCACTCTAAAGCTAGctcaaaacaaaatcaagaCTCTGAGTGGTCTGCGAAAACTGCTTTCACTGGTTAACCTGGACCTTAGTTCGAATCAGATCGAGGAGCTTGATGAAGTTAATCATGTTGCCAATCTTCCGCTTCTAGAGACTCTTCGCCTTACTGGAAATCCGCTTGCGGGCAGTGTGG ACTATCGCTCTCGCGTCTTGGCTCGATTTCACGAACGTGCTGCTGAAATATCTTTGGACAACGAGCCTGGTAATCAGCAGGAGTTAGATACTGCTTTGGTTTTGTCCGCCCTTCTGCAATCAAAGCAACGTCAGCAACAAAAGTGA
- the LOC6530490 gene encoding uncharacterized protein LOC6530490, whose protein sequence is MYNVLVSLLLLSTRAQMGTSTRGSYNITLLRSVLTVIRGREHWKNTPIFLGSHTNSDDLNTLMIWLQYSMEVTCHTVDTSTAAHYEKPLGHFNIIADNSVSLLFCQSSQELIWFNMDKRLRRLRSIRLIVILSNKRSESYKAIMGIFKRLWHFQFLKVIVLHRDRVYSYTPYPVIRFFKLDPNYYPLFPQTTNNFQGYVVSTPVENDIPRVFFVHDQKTGSKQIRGFGYRTFVEYLHRHNGSLHVINAQQEHAINSSVNMGRIMKQIVEGQLEISLHPYVDVPENEGDHSYPLLIATNCLIVPVRNEISRYMYLLLPLNQSSWILLLGSVVYISGVLYYIQPGLEHRSWGQRIGLNILDSISRIIYICSPSRTYNPPLRYFIVSVHLSILGFVVTNLYSIMLGSFFTTLVVGEQVDSMEQLIRQQQKVLVKYYEVSTLLRHVEPDLVDGVAQLLVGVNASEQVSALLGFNRSYAYPFTLERWEFFSLQQQYAFKPIFRFSSACLGSPIIGYPMRRDCHLQPTLNIFIMRIQDAGLLQHWKVSDFNDAMRAGYVRLLENFLGFHALDVDSLRLGWAVLICGWLLSTVIFLCERRRICH, encoded by the coding sequence ATGTACAACGTTCTGGTCTCGCTCCTGTTGTTATCTACTCGTGCCCAGATGGGCACTTCCACTCGAGGAAGTTACAACATTACTTTGCTGAGATCCGTGCTGACAGTCATCCGCGGCAGGGAGCATTGGAAAAATACTCCCATCTTCTTGGGCAGCCATACTAATTCGGATGACCTGAATACGTTGATGATTTGGCTTCAGTATTCGATGGAAGTAACTTGTCATACGGTGGATACATCTACTGCAGCCCATTACGAAAAACCTCTGGGTCACTTTAACATAATTGCGGATAATTCGGttagtttgttgttttgccaAAGCTCACAGGAACTGATTTGGTTTAATATGGATAAGAGACTTCGTCGATTACGTAGTATTCGCCTAATTGTGATTTTATCTAACAAACGAAGTGAATCCTACAAAGCTATAATGGGCATCTTTAAAAGGCTGTGGCATTTTCAGTTCCTCAAAGTAATTGTTCTGCACAGAGATCGGGTTTACTCATATACTCCTTATCCAGTCATTCGATTCTTTAAGCTTGATCCCAATTACTATCCGCTCTTTCCACAAACTACAAACAATTTCCAAGGCTATGTGGTGTCTACCCCTGTGGAAAACGATATTCCGCGAGTGTTTTTCGTGCATGATCAGAAAACCGGAAGCAAGCAGATCAGAGGATTTGGATATCGCACATTTGTGGAGTATCTGCATCGCCACAACGGCTCATTACATGTAATTAATGCCCAACAAGAGCATGCCATCAACAGCAGTGTGAATATGGGACGGATAATGAAGCAAATTGTTGAAGGCCAGCTAGAGATTTCCCTGCATCCGTATGTAGATGTTCCGGAAAACGAAGGAGATCACAGCTATCCCCTGCTGATAGCTACCAATTGTCTTATTGTTCCGGTCAGGAACGAGATATCGCGCTACATGTATCTACTATTGCCTCTTAACCAATCGAGCTGGATACTGCTGCTCGGTTCAGTAGTTTACATCAGCGGAGTACTCTACTACATTCAACCGGGTCTGGAGCACCGCTCCTGGGGTCAGCGGATTGGGCTCAACATCCTCGATAGCATCAGCcgaataatttatatatgctCTCCCTCCAGAACTTACAACCCACCCCTGAGGTATTTTATAGTTTCGGTACACCTTAGTATTCTGGGATTTGTGGTCACCAACCTCTACAGCATTATGTTGGGCAGCTTCTTCACCACCTTGGTGGTGGGCGAGCAGGTGGACAGCATGGAGCAGCTTATCCGACAACAGCAAAAGGTACTGGTAAAATATTACGAAGTCAGTACATTATTAAGGCATGTGGAACCCGATTTGGTGGACGGAGTAGCACAACTTTTGGTAGGCGTCAATGCCAGTGAGCAGGTGTCGGCTCTTCTGGGATTCAATCGAAGCTATGCTTACCCCTTCACCCTGGAGAGATGGGAGTTCTTCTCACTACAACAGCAGTACGCCTTCAAGCCCATCTTCAGATTCTCATCCGCATGCCTGGGCTCCCCGATTATCGGCTATCCGATGAGAAGAGACTGCCACCTGCAACCGACACTAAACATATTCATCATGCGGATCCAGGATGCTGGACTCCTGCAGCACTGGAAAGTATCCGATTTCAACGATGCCATGCGCGCTGGTTATGTTCGCCTCCTGGAAAACTTCCTTGGGTTTCATGCATTGGATGTCGATTCCTTGCGCCTGGGATGGGCAGTACTTATATGTGGATGGCTGCTATCCACAGTGATTTTCCTTTGCGAGCGCCGGCGGATTTGCCACTAA